In Candidatus Binataceae bacterium, a single window of DNA contains:
- a CDS encoding alkaline phosphatase family protein has protein sequence MDKNLKDWVAIGGLALALIAPMPKQARAAAPSISHVLLLSVDGMHAVDFANCATGLSTVNGGTPYCPNLAALQGVNYVASSTSKPSDSFPGLMSIVSGGSPKSMGVYYDVAFDRSFFPPARTSGNGNPGGSCSPGGTPPGTTTEYDEGISINKNLLNGGAPTGDGGVASLQPLFLVRDGNCNPVYPWNFVRVNTIFGVIHAAGGYTAWSDKHPSYSSVGGPTGTNVDTNVDDYYAPEINSNSSDYVSSDIKVAGCTPLPDLLAVRAADDYTGSFQNIQCYDGLKVQAILNEIDGKNHNGTATTKVPNIFGMNFQAVSIGQKLIYQHGAVASGYSEKGGYLDSIGTPSPSLLKEIQFVDKSIGMMVSELTKQGLLDSTLFIVTAKHGQSPIDSSRYNANGSPNDPATILASFLAPSENSAIGPTEDDVALLWLADSANTATAVAELEKASPALPLADNIAGIGIIFSGPTLSLNYNTPGLPPNGDPRTPDIIVTPNIGVTYSNSTKKLAEHGGFGHDDTNVILLVSNPGLSSATISAPVATAGVAPTILQALGLAPSSLQAVTQEGTQVLPGLPF, from the coding sequence ATGGACAAGAACCTTAAGGATTGGGTAGCCATTGGCGGCCTTGCGTTGGCGTTGATCGCGCCAATGCCGAAGCAGGCACGGGCCGCCGCGCCCAGCATCTCCCACGTGTTGCTGCTCAGCGTCGACGGCATGCACGCGGTGGATTTCGCGAATTGCGCGACCGGTCTTAGCACGGTGAATGGCGGTACCCCCTATTGCCCCAACCTGGCGGCATTGCAGGGGGTCAACTATGTCGCCTCCTCCACCTCGAAACCCTCGGATTCATTTCCTGGACTGATGTCAATAGTCAGTGGAGGATCCCCGAAGTCGATGGGTGTCTACTACGACGTTGCGTTTGATCGGTCATTCTTTCCGCCGGCGCGGACTTCTGGCAATGGCAATCCCGGCGGGAGTTGTTCACCCGGTGGTACGCCGCCCGGCACCACTACCGAATACGACGAGGGTATCTCGATCAATAAGAACCTGCTCAACGGTGGCGCGCCCACCGGGGACGGCGGAGTGGCCTCGCTCCAACCGCTCTTCCTCGTCCGCGACGGGAATTGCAATCCGGTCTACCCGTGGAACTTTGTCCGCGTCAACACGATTTTCGGAGTTATTCACGCCGCCGGAGGCTATACCGCCTGGTCCGACAAACACCCTTCCTATTCGTCGGTGGGTGGCCCAACCGGGACTAACGTCGATACTAATGTCGACGACTACTACGCGCCCGAGATCAATTCCAATTCGTCAGACTACGTGTCCAGCGACATCAAGGTGGCTGGCTGCACTCCGCTTCCCGATCTGTTGGCGGTGAGGGCAGCGGACGACTATACCGGCAGCTTCCAGAACATCCAGTGCTACGATGGGCTGAAGGTACAGGCCATCCTCAACGAGATCGACGGCAAAAACCACAACGGCACTGCCACGACCAAAGTCCCGAACATTTTCGGTATGAACTTTCAGGCCGTCAGTATCGGCCAGAAGTTGATCTACCAGCACGGCGCGGTCGCGTCCGGTTACAGCGAGAAAGGCGGTTATCTCGACTCAATCGGAACGCCGAGTCCCTCACTGCTCAAAGAGATCCAATTTGTTGACAAGTCGATCGGCATGATGGTCTCCGAGCTAACGAAGCAGGGTCTGCTTGATTCGACCCTATTCATCGTAACCGCCAAACATGGGCAGTCACCGATAGATAGCAGCCGCTACAATGCGAACGGGTCGCCCAACGATCCAGCTACGATTCTGGCCAGCTTCCTGGCGCCCTCGGAGAATAGCGCGATTGGACCGACCGAGGACGATGTGGCGCTGCTTTGGCTTGCGGACTCGGCCAACACCGCGACGGCGGTGGCGGAACTGGAAAAAGCCTCGCCCGCTCTGCCGCTGGCGGATAACATTGCCGGCATCGGCATAATTTTCTCGGGGCCCACGCTGAGCCTCAATTACAACACTCCAGGTCTGCCACCTAACGGGGACCCGCGCACGCCGGACATCATTGTTACCCCCAATATCGGCGTGACCTACTCGAACAGCACGAAGAAGCTCGCCGAGCACGGCGGGTTCGGCCATGACGACACCAACGTTATCCTGCTGGTCTCGAACCCGGGGCTGTCCAGTGCGACGATTTCTGCCCCCGTTGCGACCGCTGGGGTCGCTCCCACGATCCTGCAAGCCCTTGGACTTGCTCCGAGTAGTCTGCAGGCGGTGACGCAGGAAGGCACCCAAGTTCTTCCGGGGCTTCCCTTCTAA
- a CDS encoding cation-translocating P-type ATPase → METLTARDRTAQIAQGPREHESTLGLGWVEAMRFLTVAAVAVLMRFPVGRPLPHLSLIGIGAVLIGAWPIFREAAQNLAARRMTMELSMSIAILAAAAISEFFTALIITLFVLAAEVLENLTVARGRRAIRDLLDFLPRLVVVRRAGNICEVGADELCAGDQVLVSPGGAIPVDGTVTGGRSFVDQSRITGESMPVEKIPGSAVFAGTINQSGALEIRTDRIGRDTSFGKIIEAVEAAERSRAPVQRIADRLAGLLVYFALAAAALTFLFARDLRSTISVIIVAGACGIAAGTPLAILGGIGRAARLGAIIKGGLYLEILGRVNSVVLDKTGTLTFGRTVVQAAFPFGGASENELISAAASAELRSEHPLGKAIVAYAAAKGIAVEEPERFDSSPGLGIVAKFGATTILAGNRFLMSEHQIPIPGDSGSGTSGASEVMVARNGQFLGTVTIADTVRPEARHAIKQFDRMGLRTLLLTGDAEPVARQVAAQLGIMDFAAERLPEDKLARISHLKQSGRVVAMVGDGINDAPALAAASVGVAMGSGTDVAQESAGIVLLGNDLRKFADTVEIARWTRRIIWQNFAGTIVVDLAGMALAAAGLLDPSLAAFIHVASEMMFILNSARLFPHPEVMSKHLDRGRESGEMAVSKAA, encoded by the coding sequence ATGGAAACCTTGACTGCGCGGGACCGCACCGCTCAGATCGCCCAAGGCCCTCGCGAGCATGAATCCACGCTCGGCCTCGGGTGGGTCGAGGCCATGCGGTTTCTGACCGTCGCGGCGGTGGCCGTGCTGATGCGATTTCCGGTTGGCCGGCCGCTTCCGCACCTGAGCCTCATCGGCATTGGGGCCGTGCTCATCGGCGCATGGCCAATCTTTCGGGAAGCGGCACAAAATCTCGCAGCCCGGCGCATGACCATGGAGCTTTCCATGAGCATTGCGATTTTGGCGGCCGCCGCCATTTCCGAGTTTTTCACCGCACTAATCATCACGCTGTTCGTGCTCGCCGCGGAGGTGTTGGAAAATCTGACCGTCGCACGCGGGCGGCGCGCGATTCGTGACCTCCTCGATTTTCTGCCGCGCTTGGTCGTGGTGCGGCGCGCGGGAAACATCTGCGAAGTTGGCGCGGATGAGCTTTGCGCGGGAGACCAGGTGCTGGTGAGCCCCGGCGGCGCGATTCCGGTCGATGGGACCGTAACCGGCGGCCGTTCCTTCGTGGACCAATCGAGGATTACGGGCGAGTCGATGCCGGTTGAAAAAATACCGGGATCGGCGGTCTTCGCAGGAACCATCAACCAGTCGGGCGCGCTCGAAATTCGCACCGATCGAATCGGCCGGGACACGAGCTTCGGAAAAATCATCGAGGCGGTGGAAGCCGCCGAGCGTTCGCGCGCGCCGGTGCAGCGCATCGCCGATCGTCTGGCCGGATTGCTGGTCTATTTCGCTCTGGCCGCGGCGGCGCTGACGTTCTTGTTTGCTCGCGACCTTCGTTCGACCATCTCGGTGATCATCGTGGCAGGCGCCTGCGGGATCGCAGCCGGCACGCCGCTGGCGATCCTGGGGGGAATCGGACGCGCGGCGCGGCTGGGTGCGATCATAAAGGGAGGACTGTACCTAGAGATTCTCGGCCGGGTTAATAGCGTGGTGCTGGACAAAACCGGGACCTTGACCTTCGGCCGCACCGTCGTGCAGGCGGCTTTTCCATTCGGGGGCGCGTCTGAGAATGAGCTGATTTCCGCGGCTGCCTCGGCGGAATTACGCTCCGAGCATCCGCTGGGTAAGGCGATCGTTGCCTACGCCGCGGCCAAAGGAATCGCGGTCGAAGAGCCCGAGCGTTTCGACTCCAGCCCCGGGCTCGGAATCGTTGCCAAATTCGGTGCCACGACGATCCTCGCGGGAAACCGCTTTCTAATGAGCGAACATCAGATCCCGATTCCAGGAGATTCGGGATCGGGCACCAGCGGCGCGTCGGAGGTGATGGTCGCGCGCAACGGCCAATTCCTTGGCACGGTTACGATCGCCGACACCGTTCGGCCCGAGGCGCGCCACGCCATCAAGCAATTTGACCGCATGGGGCTAAGGACGCTGCTCCTCACCGGCGACGCCGAGCCGGTAGCAAGGCAGGTCGCCGCCCAGCTCGGAATAATGGACTTTGCGGCCGAGCGGCTGCCCGAGGACAAGCTGGCGCGAATCAGCCATCTCAAGCAGTCGGGACGCGTGGTCGCGATGGTCGGCGACGGAATCAACGACGCACCCGCCCTGGCCGCGGCCAGCGTGGGCGTGGCGATGGGCTCGGGAACCGATGTCGCGCAAGAGAGCGCGGGTATTGTGCTGCTGGGAAATGACTTGCGCAAATTCGCAGACACCGTGGAAATTGCCCGGTGGACGCGAAGGATCATTTGGCAGAACTTTGCCGGCACTATAGTAGTTGACCTGGCTGGAATGGCACTCGCTGCCGCAGGGCTGCTTGACCCGAGCTTGGCGGCCTTCATTCACGTTGCCTCTGAGATGATGTTCATTCTGAACTCCGCACGCTTGTTTCCTCACCCAGAGGTAATGAGCAAACACCTCGACCGCGGCCGCGAATCAGGCGAGATGGCGGTGTCAAAAGCCGCATAA
- a CDS encoding metal/formaldehyde-sensitive transcriptional repressor, whose product MSHTIKEKAKLLARVRRMRGQVEAVERALEQEKGCAAVLHLVVAARGAMNSLMAEIIEDHIREHVVDPARERSTSRSRGAEELIEVVQAYLR is encoded by the coding sequence ATGAGCCATACGATCAAGGAAAAAGCCAAACTGCTGGCGCGAGTGCGCCGGATGAGGGGACAGGTCGAGGCGGTGGAGCGGGCGCTGGAACAGGAGAAAGGATGCGCTGCCGTGTTGCACCTGGTGGTCGCCGCGCGCGGCGCTATGAACAGCCTGATGGCTGAGATCATCGAGGATCATATCCGCGAGCACGTCGTAGATCCGGCACGCGAGCGGAGCACCAGCCGGTCCCGGGGCGCCGAAGAGTTGATAGAGGTCGTGCAGGCCTACCTGAGGTGA
- the phoU gene encoding phosphate signaling complex protein PhoU yields MEHKHKTFHLELAELRTKVSEMGELVIEQLERALVCLKEHNVSDARTITERDINVNRMDIEVEEICLQVLALHQPVAGDLRFITAAMKITTELERIGDRVVNICEAVANGDAPDPVSTDAQVLQISKLATGMVSDAMAAFSRSDAALVKSVWEKDKEFDDLYSHVFPNLITSLAKDPERIARDAKLALLSKDLNEISEHATNIAEMVMFMVEGKELSHMDRYERRPRTD; encoded by the coding sequence ATGGAACACAAGCACAAAACGTTTCATCTCGAACTCGCCGAACTACGAACTAAAGTCAGTGAGATGGGAGAACTGGTTATCGAGCAGCTCGAGCGAGCGCTCGTGTGCCTGAAGGAACACAACGTTAGCGACGCACGCACAATTACCGAGCGGGACATCAACGTGAACCGAATGGATATTGAAGTGGAAGAGATATGCCTGCAGGTCCTTGCCCTTCATCAGCCGGTGGCCGGTGACCTCCGCTTCATAACCGCCGCGATGAAGATTACCACTGAACTGGAGCGCATCGGCGATCGCGTCGTCAACATCTGTGAGGCGGTAGCTAATGGCGACGCGCCCGATCCGGTTTCAACCGACGCGCAGGTCTTGCAGATCAGCAAGCTTGCCACGGGGATGGTCAGTGATGCGATGGCGGCTTTTTCACGAAGCGATGCTGCTCTCGTAAAGTCGGTGTGGGAAAAGGATAAAGAATTCGACGACCTTTACAGCCATGTGTTTCCGAACCTGATCACCTCGTTAGCAAAGGACCCCGAGCGAATTGCCCGAGACGCGAAATTGGCCCTATTGTCGAAAGACCTGAATGAGATCTCCGAGCACGCGACCAATATCGCAGAAATGGTTATGTTCATGGTCGAGGGGAAGGAGCTATCTCACATGGACCGGTACGAGAGGCGGCCGCGGACCGATTAG